A segment of the Diachasmimorpha longicaudata isolate KC_UGA_2023 chromosome 5, iyDiaLong2, whole genome shotgun sequence genome:
AAGGAAGAGGTGATTTCAAAGATGAAGTGGGCACCAGGTCCGCTATTCAGTGAACAAGTCACTGAATTGACACGGGTGTTTTCACAGTGGAATGAGTGCGAACAAACTGTTGTGCTTTATGCACTGCTGAGAGAGATACCTGCCGTTCAGGCGAGATTCTTGGCGCAGGCTGTACAGCATTCATTACTCTCTGTGTCCGATCTTGATACCCAAGAACTCAACGCTAATAATCCAGGTAAGCCATGAAAATAGAGAATTATCGAGGGTTCATGTAAGCAATACTTGAGGGTGACAGGTATATTCTCAGGGTGATTAGTATAGCGGCAAAATGTCGAATGATTTGGACATGAGGATTTTTATACTTTAGCATGAAGTATAATAGTAATGAAATAGCTACTGGAATCTCTTAATTATTTATGCCGCCGATTAAAATGACAGgcaaaaattgaacaaaatgtggagctttaatttttctggttcacaaaaaaacaatttctctgTCATCGTGAGTCACAGTAATCTATTGACAAAGTGTTTGGACCAacgaaaaataggaaataacCCGATTTCTCCAGGAGTATGATGCATAGAGGTCATTATTCGCGGAAGACTTGacgacaaatgaaaaaatgtgacttttttaaaatcggaaaattttctatagaaaaatttaaaaccaCTAGATCTCCATCATGACAATCATTGGTTTAGCATCTGACAACTGACAGTGTAttctatggaaaaaaaatcaccagatCAATTGTTATTGATCGACAGGTTTGAACGATTCCAATCAATCttcttttctccatttttcagCTTTTATCAATTCCTTGCTGTCAGAGCCCACGGATGTTGCAATAAGTCAATTGTTAACACATTTGCCGCTTCTTCGTCCCGGCAATGTGGAATGCAAGCGTGTCTACCTGGTAGTGATACCAGAGCTCCTATCCCACGCCCTCCAGACTCCTCTCTACACCGAGCAAACCCAACAGCTTCTGAGTTACACGTTGATCCATCCAGCAATAACAAACCAGGAACGTCGATCTCTTTCACAGTTGATGAAACATCTGCAAGAGAGAATCAGCTGTAGTCCGGCTGTTCACAGCCTCGAGGAGTACACAAGCGCTCCCATAAGATGGGATCCAGCGTGGCAGAGGTTATCAAACAAGCCTCAGCAGAGCAAACAGACCAACTTTGACTGTTTCAGAAGCTCAGGGAATGGATTCAGTATGCAATTTCACCAGCCTATGGCAAGACACAGACGCTCTAACAGTCTCACCCCACCTGTAGCACCACCACATCATTTAGAAATAGCAGAACGTACGAATAACACGAGTAGTGCAACAAGACACAAACCAAGGAGCTTCAGTGTCTCAGGAGATAATTCAAGTCTGATTGGCTTAGGTCCACTAAGTCCTCAGAGCTCTTGCACATCATCTGGCAGTGAGGGGCGACTAGATGATACCACAAGTCGAACTCTGTCAAGTGGAATGAGGGATGTACCTGCATGGCTGAAGACCCTTCGTCTTCACAAGTACAGTTACCTTTTTGTTACAATGAGTTATGAAGAGATGTTGGAGCTCACTGAGGATCAATTGGCTGAACAGGGAGTTACCAAGGGCGCTAGACACAAACTCGCTTTATCGATAGCTAAGCTTCAACAGCGCTACAACACGTTGATTAATTTGGAAAAGGATCTCATTCAACCAGCGAGGGAGAACAGTCAGTCCACCTCGTTCTCACAGGCTCCATCTCTTTTGGTTTCTACGCTGGATGAGTTGAATACCATTTTGGCTACTCCGCTCAAACCCAGCCAAGAGAATGCCTTGCAGGATATTCCAGGGCAATTCACTAGAGTTTTgggaaaatgtaattattcttttaattgttatggattttctttaatgaatttattgatgtCTTTGGaggttattcatttttctgttttttcttGTAATTGTAGTGTGCAGCAGATTAGCTTTGGAAAGTGTGGATGATGGTGTACTGTGTGGTTGTATTAACATTTTGGAAAAGGTGCTGCAACATGATTGTTTCACGCCAAATCAGAAGGAGAAGGTGCAGCAGTGGCGCAGCCGATTGGGCAATCCACGACCAACACCCAAGTAAGTTTTCCcaaatgtggaaaaaataatcagggGCATCAAGTCATTCAATATGCAATTCGCATACTGAATCTTTTGTTTGTCTCTTTCAATAGGTGGCAACATATTAATTACGGCTACAACAGCAGACGATTTGGTAATGCCCAGTCTCATAATTCAACGCATAGTAGGAAACCAAGTCTTAATTTATCACATCTACACAATAATCATCCTCAGAATACTAGCTTTATGGTGAGCGCGCATAGGAACAGTATTTCTACGCCATATTTACAGAACAATCATAATCAAGGAATGAACCAGGGTAATCTGCGAGCAATTCACACTAATGAAAAACGACCCAGTCTGCAAGAGAACAGTCTCGAGGTAAGTAATCAATTTCAAGAAATGAGGAACACGTtcgtattttataaatttactgTAGTCTCAATAATCAGTGCTAGCCTTAGaaattatcggaaaatattttcaattataacGCTCTCTTAAGAAACCCAAGATACCCCATTTAAACATCACACCTTACGGTCATTACCTTGAAAATAATACCCCCAATCCTATCGATGTTTGGGTTTTCATTAGACAATTTTTCGAATGGGTCGAATGCGATCAAATTCGGTTGATACCATGTTTATAGAAATATCTAAGATAAATATTGATCTCACGTTAGAATTGCCACACGTTTTTCACCTCGCAGAGTGTCGAgcctaaataatttaattatttgaggtactaatcaattcattttttcatcagttACTTCAAAAAACCCTGCAACGTACGTACAGTGCCCCTCGTGATCACTTCCTGAGACAGCCGAGCCCACCATTGGAGACAACAGATCCAGAAATAAATTCACGCCTCGAGTCCCTCTGTCTGCGGATGACCGAGCAAGCCATAGGAGGCTTTGGTGAGGCCTAAAcggttttttttacattttatttcgTACCTTTGATCCCGGTTACTTTTTATGTATATCTCTACCAATACAAGAATACAAAAATTCGTAATGACTATATAGAAGAAaatagagaaaagaaaaaaaatcttgataaaaaaatcaaaaaaaagaaaaaaaagcagTAACGCAccgcgtaatttttttttttgtctctgaGGATGAATTTGTAAatgatattttaatgaaaaaaacaggAACAATTGTGACTGTCTAACATATTTAATGAACTGACAATTTGGCAAGCCAAATGCTATTAGAAAGATAGACTCTTTCCTTCGACTATTTACTATGtctttatggaaaaaaaaatattatatattatattattaataGAATTTAGTTGTGTGGTAgagaagagaaagaaaaatgaattgaacaaaatgaatttttttcctccgtgagaaataaaaagagatggaaaataaaaatgaattaactACTGCGCGATAATTGCAATATTGTTTTATGTTATCCATTTCGGGAAATGGAATTCTTCTGATTTTAAACCAATATGCAttataaaaaggaaaataatcgTGTAatgtctctttttttttaattaacttgactgatttttattttttaacgattCCGTCTGATTAGATACATTGGCGAGACTCCACTTGCATAAATgattaaaatatatatatgaagaataaaaaaagttctgatgaatttttggGAGTCTCACTTACGTGACTTAAAGTTTAAGATTTCAATAGATGTAAATTcacattcattttatttcattctttaTCGTACGAAGCATCCCTCGAGAGATGCACCTAACTCATGATATTTTCATCTAAATGGTCTGTGTTTGTGTTTTATTTGTAACAGTCACACATGTGAGGAAATAGTAAAAAGATTCAAGTCGATATATTACATATGTAAGAAGTGATTGATGATGAATATCGTACTCtaggaaattttgaaaaatattatcgagGAGTTTCTTTTATAGTTGAAAGAATTAGTCATTAGAAATATTCGCAACTTTGCCGCTTAATGTGGCTTATTTATGAGATGAATGCGTTGTTATCGAGAGATAAGGAACATCAACTAGCTAATGATTCATTTTGATGATGAATGATTTTAGAAAACAATATCAAGAGcttttt
Coding sequences within it:
- the LOC135162812 gene encoding protein Smaug homolog 1; amino-acid sequence: MKWAPGPLFSEQVTELTRVFSQWNECEQTVVLYALLREIPAVQARFLAQAVQHSLLSVSDLDTQELNANNPAFINSLLSEPTDVAISQLLTHLPLLRPGNVECKRVYLVVIPELLSHALQTPLYTEQTQQLLSYTLIHPAITNQERRSLSQLMKHLQERISCSPAVHSLEEYTSAPIRWDPAWQRLSNKPQQSKQTNFDCFRSSGNGFSMQFHQPMARHRRSNSLTPPVAPPHHLEIAERTNNTSSATRHKPRSFSVSGDNSSLIGLGPLSPQSSCTSSGSEGRLDDTTSRTLSSGMRDVPAWLKTLRLHKYSYLFVTMSYEEMLELTEDQLAEQGVTKGARHKLALSIAKLQQRYNTLINLEKDLIQPARENSQSTSFSQAPSLLVSTLDELNTILATPLKPSQENALQDIPGQFTRVLGKLCSRLALESVDDGVLCGCINILEKVLQHDCFTPNQKEKVQQWRSRLGNPRPTPKWQHINYGYNSRRFGNAQSHNSTHSRKPSLNLSHLHNNHPQNTSFMVSAHRNSISTPYLQNNHNQGMNQGNLRAIHTNEKRPSLQENSLELLQKTLQRTYSAPRDHFLRQPSPPLETTDPEINSRLESLCLRMTEQAIGGFGEA